One segment of Amycolatopsis alba DSM 44262 DNA contains the following:
- a CDS encoding flavin monoamine oxidase family protein, translated as MTSALPTAIHHDEPAGRPITMFGPDFPFAYDDFLAHPAGLGSLPADRHGTEVAVIGGGLSGIVTAYELMKLGLRPVVYEIAEIGGRLRTVTFPGCPDDLVAEMGAMRFPPASTALFHYIDKVGLETTPFPNPLAPGTSSTVVDLKGESHYARSADELPADFGKVAAAWDSTLAEQAAFTEMQKAIRERDTKTIKRLWNELVPRLDDQTFYGFLCQSPAFASFRDREIFGQVGFGTGGWDTDFPNSILEILRVVYTGADDEHRSITGGSRQLPLRLWDHAPEDIAYWQAGTSLSSLHGGSPNPGVARLHRTAPGNITVTDTEGRIRTYPAAVFTAQSWMLLSKIECDEALFPIDHWTAIERTHYMESSKVFVPVDRPFWLDKDPETGRDTMSMTLTDRMPRGTYLLGDDPDAPAVICLSYTWADDSLKWLPLSASERVEVMLQSLKEIYPGVDVRRHIIGDPVTVSWEAEPHFMGAFKANLPGHYRYQHRLFTHFKQDRLEERHRGLFLAGDDVSWTAGWAEGAVQTALNAVWGVLHHFGGETDPANPGPGDVYDDIAPVELPD; from the coding sequence ATGACCTCCGCCCTCCCGACCGCGATCCACCACGACGAACCGGCAGGCCGCCCGATCACCATGTTCGGGCCCGACTTCCCGTTCGCCTACGACGACTTCCTCGCCCACCCGGCCGGTCTCGGCTCGCTCCCCGCCGACCGGCACGGCACCGAGGTGGCGGTGATCGGCGGCGGCCTCTCGGGCATCGTCACCGCGTACGAGCTGATGAAACTCGGCCTCCGCCCGGTGGTCTACGAGATCGCCGAGATCGGCGGCCGCCTGCGCACGGTCACCTTCCCGGGCTGCCCGGACGACCTCGTCGCGGAGATGGGCGCGATGCGCTTCCCGCCGGCGTCGACCGCGCTCTTCCACTACATCGACAAGGTCGGCCTGGAGACCACGCCGTTCCCGAACCCGCTGGCGCCGGGAACCTCGAGCACCGTCGTCGATCTCAAGGGGGAGAGCCACTACGCGCGTTCGGCGGACGAACTCCCCGCGGACTTCGGCAAGGTCGCGGCCGCCTGGGACAGCACGCTGGCCGAGCAGGCCGCGTTCACCGAGATGCAGAAGGCGATCCGCGAGCGCGACACGAAGACGATCAAGCGGCTGTGGAACGAACTCGTGCCACGCCTGGACGACCAGACGTTCTACGGCTTCCTCTGCCAGTCACCCGCGTTCGCCTCCTTCCGCGACCGCGAAATCTTCGGGCAGGTCGGCTTCGGCACCGGCGGCTGGGACACCGACTTCCCGAACTCCATCCTGGAGATCCTGCGGGTGGTCTACACCGGCGCCGACGACGAGCACCGCAGCATCACCGGCGGCAGCAGGCAGCTTCCGCTGCGGCTGTGGGACCACGCGCCCGAGGACATCGCGTACTGGCAGGCGGGGACGAGTTTGAGCTCGCTGCACGGCGGAAGCCCGAACCCCGGCGTCGCCCGGCTGCACCGCACCGCGCCGGGCAACATCACCGTGACCGACACCGAAGGCCGCATCCGCACCTACCCGGCGGCGGTGTTCACCGCGCAGAGCTGGATGCTGCTGTCGAAGATCGAATGCGACGAGGCGCTGTTCCCGATCGACCACTGGACGGCGATCGAGCGCACGCACTACATGGAGTCGTCGAAGGTCTTCGTCCCGGTGGACCGGCCGTTCTGGCTGGACAAGGACCCCGAGACCGGCCGCGACACGATGAGCATGACGCTGACCGATCGCATGCCGCGCGGCACCTACCTGCTCGGCGACGATCCGGACGCGCCCGCGGTGATCTGCCTGTCCTACACGTGGGCCGACGATTCGCTGAAGTGGCTGCCGCTCTCGGCGTCCGAGCGGGTCGAGGTGATGCTCCAGTCGCTGAAGGAGATCTATCCGGGCGTCGACGTCCGGCGGCACATCATCGGCGACCCGGTAACCGTGTCCTGGGAGGCCGAACCGCATTTCATGGGCGCGTTCAAGGCGAACCTGCCCGGCCACTACCGCTACCAGCACCGGCTGTTCACGCATTTCAAGCAGGACAGGCTGGAGGAACGCCACCGCGGTCTCTTCCTCGCCGGTGACGACGTTTCGTGGACGGCGGGCTGGGCCGAAGGCGCCGTCCAGACGGCGCTCAACGCGGTGTGGGGCGTCCTGCACCACTTCGGTGGCGAGACGGATCCGGCGAACCCTGGTCCGGGCGACGTCTACGACGACATCGCGCCGGTCGAACTGCCCGACTGA
- a CDS encoding cysteine hydrolase family protein: MRAALLIVDMQEMLVPLVWRGEELAARIATLARKARELGVPVIALRQIGAPGTDFDPASPGTRLSPLLGLEPADVVVDKTATDSFHRTGLAGLLVDRGADTVVLTGLATDYCVDATARSAQSHGLDVVLVADGHAPSSDGDPTVGLTAEQVIARHNLLLATAIHPGGRLRVVPAAKVEFTA; the protein is encoded by the coding sequence ATGAGAGCCGCGCTGCTGATCGTCGACATGCAGGAGATGCTCGTTCCGCTGGTCTGGCGCGGCGAGGAACTGGCGGCCCGGATCGCCACACTGGCTCGGAAAGCCCGTGAGCTGGGCGTTCCGGTGATCGCGCTGCGGCAGATCGGCGCGCCCGGCACCGACTTCGATCCCGCGTCACCGGGCACCCGGCTCAGCCCGCTGCTCGGCCTCGAACCGGCCGACGTGGTGGTCGACAAGACCGCGACGGATTCCTTCCACCGCACCGGCTTGGCGGGCCTGCTCGTCGACCGCGGGGCGGACACGGTGGTGCTCACCGGGCTGGCTACCGACTACTGCGTCGACGCGACCGCGCGGTCCGCGCAGAGCCACGGTCTGGACGTCGTGCTGGTCGCCGACGGCCACGCGCCCTCGTCCGACGGCGATCCCACCGTGGGACTGACCGCCGAACAGGTCATCGCCCGGCACAACCTGCTCCTGGCCACCGCGATCCATCCCGGCGGGCGGCTGCGCGTGGTGCCGGCGGCGAAGGTCGAGTTCACCGCCTGA
- a CDS encoding VanZ family protein, with translation MITNFLLDHSALVPVAILLVALVCAGLGLLFAGRRRILWALAGVSLVLVFALTLVPTGRTIDEVGCTVQFWLPTLGAVELLANIALFLPPVYFAALASRRPLTMLAAGSGLSVVVEALQAFVPAIGRACDTNDWLMNTIGAVLGVLLAAGTVWLVNRRAQSGSSTGAMSS, from the coding sequence ATGATCACGAACTTCCTGCTCGACCACTCCGCCCTGGTGCCGGTCGCGATCCTGCTGGTCGCGCTCGTCTGCGCCGGCCTCGGCCTGCTGTTCGCGGGCAGGCGCCGGATCCTGTGGGCCCTCGCCGGGGTGTCGCTGGTCCTGGTCTTCGCGCTGACGCTGGTGCCCACCGGCCGCACGATCGACGAGGTCGGGTGCACGGTCCAGTTCTGGCTGCCCACGCTCGGTGCCGTGGAACTCCTGGCCAACATCGCGCTGTTCCTGCCGCCGGTCTACTTCGCCGCGCTGGCCTCCCGGCGCCCGCTGACGATGCTCGCGGCGGGCTCGGGGCTGTCCGTCGTGGTCGAGGCCCTGCAGGCGTTCGTGCCCGCGATCGGCCGTGCCTGCGACACCAACGACTGGCTGATGAACACCATCGGCGCCGTCCTCGGCGTCCTTCTCGCGGCGGGAACGGTGTGGCTGGTGAACCGCCGCGCTCAGTCGGGCAGTTCGACCGGCGCGATGTCGTCGTAG